A region of Massilia sp. WG5 DNA encodes the following proteins:
- a CDS encoding bifunctional salicylyl-CoA 5-hydroxylase/oxidoreductase, whose translation MNIVCIGGGPAGLYFALLMKKQDPQHRVVVVERNRPYDTFGWGVVFSDQTLGNLAESDEPTARAILQAFNHWDDIDVFYRGSRVSSGGHGFCGIGRKRLLNILQQRCEELKVELVFETDVQDDQLLAARYHADLVIAADGLNSRIRTRYADVFRPAVETRRCRFVWLGTKKKFDAFTFVFKETEHGWFQAHIYQFDGDTSTFIVETPEEVWRRAGLADMPQGDAIAFCERLFADHLDGHPLLSNAGHLRGAGIWIAFPRIVCEQWVHWHAGVPVVLMGDAAHTAHFSIGSGTKLALEDAIELARCFAARPGDPRAALDAYQASRSVEVLKIQSAARNSMEWFENVERYSALEAEQFAYSMLTRSQRISHENLRLRDPGYVARFEDWFARRACAQAEVQMPAGARVPPMLTPWRVRGLVLKNRIAVSPMAQYSAVDGVPGDYHLVHLGARALGGAALVFAEMTCVSADARITPSCPGMYTPAHTAAWKRIVDFVHGQSDAKIGIQLGHAGPKGSTRVMWEGIDQPLLDGNWPLVAASEEQYLPGVSQLARAATADDMDRIEADFVRATQACDEAGFDWLELHCAHGYLLSSFISPLTNRRTDEYGGSLGNRCRYPLRVFRAMRAAWPADKPMSVRISAHDWVEGGITPADAVAIARLLKEAGADMIDCSSGQVSKQEKPLFGRMYQTPFADRIRNEAGIPAIAVGSIFEADHANSIIAAGRADLCAVGRPHLADPAWTLHEAAKIGFNAIAWPKQYLPGKAQLERNLERERQIAAASTGLSPQQVAARLLEG comes from the coding sequence ATGAATATCGTGTGCATTGGCGGCGGACCGGCCGGCCTGTATTTCGCCCTGCTGATGAAAAAGCAGGATCCGCAGCATCGCGTCGTGGTCGTCGAGCGCAACCGGCCCTACGACACCTTCGGCTGGGGCGTGGTGTTCTCGGACCAGACGCTCGGCAATCTCGCGGAGAGCGACGAGCCGACCGCGCGCGCGATCCTGCAGGCCTTCAATCACTGGGACGACATCGACGTCTTCTACAGGGGCAGCCGCGTCAGCTCGGGCGGGCACGGCTTCTGCGGCATCGGCCGCAAGCGCCTGCTGAACATCCTGCAGCAGCGCTGCGAGGAATTGAAAGTGGAGCTGGTGTTCGAGACCGACGTGCAGGACGACCAGCTCCTCGCCGCGCGCTACCACGCCGACCTGGTGATCGCCGCCGATGGCCTGAACAGCCGCATCCGCACGCGCTATGCCGACGTGTTCCGGCCCGCGGTCGAGACTCGGCGCTGCCGCTTCGTCTGGCTGGGAACGAAAAAGAAATTCGACGCCTTCACCTTCGTGTTCAAGGAGACGGAGCACGGCTGGTTCCAGGCCCACATCTACCAGTTCGACGGCGACACCTCGACCTTCATCGTCGAGACGCCGGAAGAAGTGTGGCGCAGGGCCGGCCTGGCCGACATGCCGCAGGGCGATGCGATCGCCTTCTGCGAGCGCCTGTTCGCCGACCACCTGGACGGGCATCCCTTGCTGTCGAACGCCGGCCACCTGCGCGGCGCCGGCATCTGGATCGCCTTCCCGCGCATCGTCTGCGAACAGTGGGTGCACTGGCATGCCGGCGTGCCGGTGGTGCTGATGGGCGACGCCGCGCATACGGCGCACTTCTCGATCGGTTCCGGCACCAAGCTGGCGCTGGAGGATGCGATCGAACTGGCGCGCTGTTTTGCCGCCCGTCCCGGCGATCCGCGCGCCGCCCTGGACGCCTACCAGGCCAGCCGCTCGGTCGAGGTGCTGAAGATCCAGTCGGCGGCGCGCAATTCGATGGAATGGTTCGAGAACGTCGAACGCTACAGCGCCCTCGAGGCCGAGCAGTTCGCGTACTCGATGCTGACGCGCAGCCAGCGCATCTCGCACGAGAACCTGCGCCTGCGCGATCCCGGCTACGTGGCGCGTTTCGAGGACTGGTTCGCGCGCCGCGCCTGCGCGCAGGCGGAGGTGCAGATGCCTGCCGGCGCGCGGGTGCCGCCCATGCTCACTCCCTGGCGGGTGCGCGGGCTGGTGCTGAAGAACCGCATCGCGGTGTCGCCGATGGCGCAGTATTCGGCGGTCGACGGCGTACCCGGCGACTACCACCTGGTCCACCTGGGCGCGCGCGCGCTGGGCGGGGCGGCGCTGGTGTTCGCCGAGATGACCTGCGTCTCGGCCGACGCGCGCATTACCCCGAGCTGCCCGGGGATGTACACGCCCGCGCACACCGCGGCCTGGAAGCGCATCGTCGACTTCGTGCATGGCCAGAGCGACGCGAAGATCGGCATCCAGCTCGGCCACGCCGGTCCGAAAGGCTCGACGCGCGTGATGTGGGAGGGCATCGACCAGCCGCTGCTGGACGGGAACTGGCCCCTGGTCGCGGCCTCGGAAGAGCAGTATTTGCCGGGCGTCTCGCAGCTGGCGCGCGCCGCCACCGCGGACGACATGGACCGGATCGAAGCCGACTTCGTGCGCGCCACGCAGGCTTGCGACGAGGCGGGCTTCGACTGGCTGGAGCTGCACTGCGCGCATGGCTACCTGCTGTCGTCCTTCATCTCGCCGCTCACCAACCGGCGTACCGACGAATACGGCGGCAGCCTGGGAAACCGCTGCCGCTATCCGCTGCGCGTGTTCCGCGCGATGCGCGCCGCCTGGCCCGCGGACAAACCGATGAGCGTGCGCATTTCGGCCCACGACTGGGTCGAGGGCGGCATCACGCCCGCGGACGCGGTCGCGATCGCGCGCCTGTTAAAGGAAGCCGGCGCCGACATGATCGACTGCTCCTCGGGCCAGGTCAGCAAGCAGGAAAAGCCGCTGTTCGGCCGCATGTACCAGACGCCCTTCGCCGACCGCATCCGCAACGAGGCCGGCATTCCCGCCATCGCGGTCGGCTCGATCTTCGAGGCCGACCACGCCAACAGCATCATCGCGGCGGGGCGCGCCGACCTGTGCGCGGTGGGCCGCCCGCACCTGGCCGATCCGGCCTGGACCCTGCACGAGGCGGCGAAGATCGGTTTCAACGCGATCGCCTGGCCGAAGCAGTACTTGCCCGGCAAGGCCCAGTTGGAGCGCAACCTGGAGCGCGAGCGCCAGATCGCGGCGGCGAGCACGGGCTTGTCGCCGCAGCAGGTGGCGGCCAGGCTGCTGGAGGGCTGA
- a CDS encoding SDR family NAD(P)-dependent oxidoreductase, whose translation MDTLSGKHAVVTGASRGIGLAIARSLAEQGARVTLMARDAAALEAAAGQLGAAAAWQLADVADQASVAAAFERAGTVDILVNNAGQASSSPFLRTDEALWQGMLEVNLTGAYRCIQAALPSMLEARWGRIVNVASTAGLTGYRYVAAYCAAKHGLVGLTRALALELATKGITVNAVCPGYTETDIVREAIANIVRKTGRTEAQARAELAAANPQGRLVQPEEVAHAVTMLCMPAAAAMNGQAIAVAGGEVL comes from the coding sequence ATGGATACCCTGAGCGGAAAACACGCCGTGGTGACGGGCGCCAGCCGGGGCATCGGGCTGGCGATCGCGCGCAGCCTGGCGGAGCAGGGCGCGCGCGTCACGCTGATGGCGCGCGACGCGGCGGCGCTGGAAGCGGCCGCTGGCCAACTCGGCGCCGCTGCGGCATGGCAGCTGGCGGACGTGGCCGACCAGGCCAGCGTGGCCGCGGCTTTCGAACGCGCCGGCACGGTCGACATCCTGGTCAACAACGCCGGCCAGGCCAGCTCGAGCCCCTTCCTGCGGACCGACGAAGCCCTGTGGCAGGGCATGCTGGAGGTGAACCTCACGGGCGCCTATCGCTGCATCCAGGCGGCGCTGCCGTCGATGCTTGAGGCGCGCTGGGGGCGCATCGTCAACGTCGCCTCCACGGCCGGGCTGACGGGCTACCGCTACGTGGCCGCCTATTGCGCCGCCAAGCACGGCCTGGTCGGCCTCACGCGCGCGCTGGCGCTGGAGCTGGCCACCAAAGGCATCACCGTGAACGCGGTCTGTCCGGGCTACACCGAGACCGATATCGTGCGCGAGGCCATCGCCAACATCGTGCGCAAGACCGGCCGCACGGAAGCGCAGGCGCGCGCCGAGCTGGCGGCCGCCAATCCGCAGGGACGGCTGGTGCAGCCGGAGGAAGTCGCGCACGCGGTGACGATGCTGTGCATGCCGGCGGCGGCGGCCATGAACGGCCAGGCCATCGCGGTGGCCGGCGGGGAAGTGCTGTGA
- a CDS encoding MarR family winged helix-turn-helix transcriptional regulator, producing MLGCTTRVENAVRSRLRTAFGITLPRFDLMAQLERQPAGLRMGELSKRMMVTGGNVTGIAGQLEREGLVARAPDPQDGRAFVLKLTPQGQAAFAEMAAVHEDWVAELFSEVPVEDIATMISLLDTMKQRLKDQE from the coding sequence ATGCTGGGCTGCACCACGCGGGTCGAGAACGCGGTCCGCAGCCGCCTGCGTACCGCCTTCGGCATCACGCTGCCGCGCTTCGACCTGATGGCCCAGCTGGAGCGCCAGCCGGCGGGGCTGCGGATGGGCGAGCTGTCGAAACGGATGATGGTCACCGGCGGCAACGTCACCGGCATCGCCGGCCAGCTTGAACGCGAAGGGCTGGTGGCGCGCGCGCCCGACCCGCAGGACGGGCGCGCCTTCGTGCTGAAGCTCACGCCGCAGGGCCAGGCCGCCTTTGCCGAGATGGCCGCCGTCCACGAAGACTGGGTGGCGGAGCTGTTCAGCGAGGTGCCCGTCGAGGACATCGCGACCATGATTTCGCTGCTCGACACCATGAAGCAGCGCCTGAAGGACCAAGAGTAG
- a CDS encoding enoyl-CoA hydratase family protein, whose product MRYLQGEPHSLPRNRAQLSSYHAEHFRYEAANGVATITLDRPERKNPLTFDSYAELRDLFRALAYADDVKAVVIAGSGGNFCSGGDVHEIIGPLTKLDMPGLLAFTRMTGDAVKAMRACPQPIVAAVDGVCAGAGAILAMASDLRFATPRTRTAFLFTRVGLAGCDMGACSILPRLIGQGRAAELLYTGRAMSAEEGERWGFYNRLCEPDAVLAEAQLLARSLADGPVFAHGMTKKMLQQEWSMGIDEAIEAEAQAQAICMATNDFHRAYHAFVAKQKPVFEGD is encoded by the coding sequence ATGCGTTACCTGCAGGGCGAGCCGCATTCGCTGCCGCGCAACCGCGCGCAGCTCTCGAGCTACCACGCCGAACATTTCCGCTACGAGGCCGCGAACGGCGTCGCCACCATCACCCTCGACCGCCCGGAGCGCAAGAACCCGCTGACCTTCGACTCTTATGCCGAGCTGCGCGACCTGTTCCGCGCGCTGGCGTATGCGGACGACGTCAAGGCGGTGGTGATCGCCGGCAGCGGCGGGAATTTCTGCTCCGGCGGCGACGTCCACGAGATCATCGGCCCGCTGACCAAGCTCGACATGCCCGGCCTGCTGGCCTTCACCCGCATGACCGGCGACGCCGTCAAGGCGATGCGCGCCTGCCCGCAGCCGATCGTGGCGGCGGTCGACGGCGTCTGCGCGGGCGCCGGTGCGATCCTGGCGATGGCTTCCGACCTGCGTTTCGCGACACCGCGCACCAGGACCGCCTTCCTGTTCACGCGCGTCGGCCTGGCCGGCTGCGACATGGGCGCCTGCTCGATCCTGCCGCGCCTGATCGGCCAGGGGCGGGCGGCGGAGCTGCTGTACACCGGACGCGCGATGTCGGCCGAGGAGGGCGAGCGCTGGGGCTTCTATAACCGCCTGTGCGAGCCGGATGCGGTGCTGGCCGAGGCGCAGCTTCTCGCCCGCAGCCTGGCCGACGGGCCGGTTTTCGCGCACGGCATGACCAAGAAGATGCTGCAGCAGGAGTGGAGCATGGGGATCGACGAGGCCATCGAGGCCGAGGCCCAGGCCCAGGCGATCTGCATGGCGACCAACGATTTCCATCGCGCCTACCACGCCTTCGTGGCGAAGCAGAAACCGGTCTTCGAGGGAGACTGA
- a CDS encoding acyl-CoA dehydrogenase family protein encodes MADKRYLEWPFFDGRHLDLESALDEWAAQNVRGLHGADVDADCRRLVRLLGEGGWLRHAIAADAHGVDTRAICLIRETLARHNGLADFAFAMQGLGSGAISLFGAEGLREHYLPRVARGEAIAAFALSEPGAGSDVAAMQCAARLDGDAYVLDGEKTWISNGGIADFYVVFARTGEAPGARGISAFVVDAGTPGFAIAERIEVIAPHPLARLRFEGCRIPASRRIGEAGQGFKVAMATLDVFRTSVAAAALGFARRAFDEALALATSRRMFGQLLSDFQLTQAKLAEMATRIDASALLTYRAAWQRDRGGKVTKEAAMAKMTATESAQQVIDAAVQMFGGLGVTSGHPAEQLYREIRALRIYEGATEVQQLIIARELLKEAKEAP; translated from the coding sequence ATGGCGGACAAACGCTACCTGGAGTGGCCCTTCTTCGACGGCCGCCACCTCGACCTCGAAAGCGCGCTGGACGAATGGGCTGCACAGAACGTGCGCGGCCTGCACGGCGCCGACGTCGATGCGGATTGCCGCCGGCTGGTGCGCCTGCTGGGCGAGGGCGGCTGGCTGCGCCATGCGATCGCCGCCGACGCGCACGGAGTCGATACACGCGCGATCTGCCTGATCCGCGAGACCCTGGCGCGGCATAACGGCCTCGCCGACTTCGCCTTCGCCATGCAGGGACTCGGCTCGGGCGCGATCAGCCTGTTCGGCGCCGAAGGCCTGCGCGAGCATTACCTGCCGCGGGTCGCGCGCGGCGAGGCGATCGCCGCCTTCGCACTGTCCGAACCGGGCGCCGGCTCGGATGTGGCGGCGATGCAGTGCGCGGCACGGCTGGATGGCGACGCCTACGTGCTGGATGGCGAGAAGACCTGGATCTCGAACGGCGGCATCGCCGACTTCTACGTGGTGTTCGCACGCACCGGCGAGGCGCCCGGCGCGCGCGGCATCAGCGCCTTCGTGGTCGACGCCGGCACGCCCGGCTTCGCGATCGCCGAGCGCATCGAGGTGATCGCGCCGCATCCGCTGGCGCGCCTGCGCTTCGAGGGCTGCAGGATTCCGGCCAGCCGGCGCATCGGCGAAGCGGGGCAGGGCTTCAAGGTGGCGATGGCGACCCTGGACGTGTTCCGCACCTCGGTGGCGGCCGCCGCGCTGGGCTTCGCGCGGCGCGCCTTCGACGAGGCGCTGGCGCTTGCCACCTCGCGCCGGATGTTCGGCCAGCTTCTTTCGGACTTCCAGCTGACCCAGGCGAAGCTGGCGGAGATGGCGACCAGGATCGACGCCAGCGCGCTGCTGACCTACCGCGCCGCCTGGCAGCGCGACCGCGGCGGGAAGGTGACCAAGGAAGCGGCGATGGCCAAGATGACGGCGACCGAATCGGCCCAGCAGGTGATCGACGCGGCGGTGCAGATGTTCGGCGGCCTGGGCGTGACCAGCGGCCATCCGGCCGAGCAGCTCTACCGGGAGATCCGCGCGCTGCGCATCTACGAGGGCGCGACCGAGGTGCAGCAGCTGATCATCGCGCGCGAACTGCTGAAGGAAGCGAAGGAAGCGCCATGA
- a CDS encoding RidA family protein, with product MDILQPPGWPRPRGYSNGVAASGRQIFVSGMIGWNAGGHFESDDFAAQARQALLNVVEVLREAGAGPQHIVRMTWYVLDKREYLAASGALGAAYREIIGKHYPAMTAVEVRALIEDRARVEIEVTAVLPET from the coding sequence ATGGATATTCTGCAGCCACCGGGCTGGCCGCGTCCGCGCGGCTATTCGAACGGCGTCGCCGCCAGCGGGCGCCAGATTTTCGTGAGCGGGATGATCGGCTGGAACGCCGGCGGCCATTTCGAGAGCGACGATTTCGCCGCGCAGGCGCGCCAGGCGCTGCTGAACGTGGTCGAGGTGCTGCGCGAAGCGGGCGCCGGACCGCAGCACATCGTGCGCATGACCTGGTACGTGCTCGACAAGCGCGAGTACCTGGCGGCGTCCGGCGCGCTGGGCGCGGCCTACCGGGAAATCATCGGCAAGCATTACCCGGCGATGACCGCGGTCGAAGTCCGCGCCCTGATCGAGGATCGGGCGCGGGTCGAGATCGAGGTGACGGCGGTGCTGCCGGAAACCTGA
- a CDS encoding HIT family protein, with amino-acid sequence MSYDQQNPFARILRGELPSIRLYEDEATIAIMDIMPQADGHVLVIPKEAAVELFELSDESAAACIRTTRRLATAVKAAMKAPGIMVAQFNGSAAGQTVPHVHFHIVPRHEAAALRPHARDTADMAHLKEIAARIIAALPDGAA; translated from the coding sequence ATGAGCTACGATCAACAAAACCCTTTCGCCCGCATCCTGCGCGGCGAACTCCCCTCGATCCGGCTGTACGAAGACGAGGCCACCATCGCGATCATGGACATCATGCCGCAGGCCGACGGCCATGTCCTCGTGATCCCGAAGGAAGCGGCGGTCGAGCTGTTCGAACTGTCCGACGAGAGCGCCGCGGCCTGCATCCGCACCACCAGGCGCCTGGCGACCGCGGTCAAGGCGGCCATGAAGGCGCCCGGCATCATGGTCGCCCAGTTCAACGGCAGCGCGGCCGGCCAGACCGTGCCGCACGTGCACTTCCATATCGTCCCGCGGCACGAAGCGGCGGCCCTGCGGCCGCACGCCCGCGATACCGCGGACATGGCGCACCTGAAGGAGATCGCGGCGCGCATCATCGCCGCCCTCCCGGACGGCGCAGCCTGA
- a CDS encoding cyanophycinase, whose protein sequence is MKFRQQTLCAALFVLVSASNAATAGKGYTYSYLGNPESSAVSARPVSCVQGACSPSVALVGGGYDVGEAFRWMIARAGVSKTTGGRFVIIRATGTDAYNPYIYSRLGQVDSTSPRGYETVGGADLGLTSVETLVIPSRAAAEDPFVLKVVGRASAIFIAGGDQADYYNYWQSTSLNTLIQKAIAAGIPVGGTSAGTAMLGQYAFAALNGAVESPAALGDPFNKYVTLDPLNTSSKKFVQTGSFVDIAALARTVTDTHFNTRDRLGRLFSFVARVGNGCSGGVVNYGEVAGIGIDEETALLISGAPGSARAELAANPYNAENTNPLYTAQNSAYFVKYTGAPAQCVAGKPLVDNSGIQVYRLSAQPAKSSPYPSAPQYSFKASASFNTSNWNSQTVQTYNDGSSLNGPYYYGTAGGAVLGNAVR, encoded by the coding sequence ATGAAGTTCCGTCAGCAGACCCTGTGCGCCGCACTGTTCGTCCTCGTGTCGGCCTCGAATGCCGCGACGGCGGGGAAAGGCTATACCTATTCCTATCTCGGGAATCCGGAGTCGAGCGCCGTCTCGGCCAGGCCGGTCTCCTGCGTGCAGGGCGCCTGCAGTCCCTCGGTCGCCCTGGTCGGCGGCGGCTATGACGTCGGCGAAGCCTTCCGCTGGATGATCGCCCGCGCCGGCGTCTCGAAAACCACCGGCGGGCGCTTCGTGATCATCCGCGCCACCGGCACCGATGCCTACAACCCCTACATCTACAGCCGCCTCGGGCAGGTCGACAGCACCAGCCCCAGGGGCTATGAAACGGTCGGCGGCGCCGACCTGGGGCTGACGTCGGTCGAAACCCTGGTCATCCCGAGCCGCGCGGCGGCCGAGGACCCCTTCGTGCTGAAGGTCGTCGGGCGCGCCAGCGCCATCTTCATCGCCGGCGGCGACCAGGCCGATTACTACAACTACTGGCAGAGCACCTCCCTGAACACCCTGATCCAGAAAGCGATTGCGGCCGGGATCCCGGTCGGCGGCACCAGCGCCGGCACCGCGATGCTGGGCCAGTACGCCTTCGCGGCCCTGAACGGCGCCGTCGAATCGCCGGCGGCGCTGGGCGATCCGTTCAACAAATACGTCACGCTCGACCCGCTGAACACCTCGTCGAAGAAGTTCGTCCAGACCGGCAGCTTCGTGGACATCGCAGCGCTGGCCAGGACCGTCACCGACACGCATTTCAACACGCGCGACCGCCTCGGCCGCCTGTTCTCCTTCGTGGCCCGGGTCGGCAATGGCTGCAGCGGCGGCGTGGTCAACTACGGCGAGGTCGCCGGCATCGGCATCGACGAGGAAACCGCGCTGCTGATCTCGGGCGCGCCGGGCAGCGCCAGGGCGGAACTGGCGGCGAACCCGTACAACGCCGAGAACACGAACCCGCTCTACACCGCGCAGAATTCCGCCTACTTCGTGAAGTACACCGGTGCGCCGGCGCAGTGCGTGGCCGGCAAGCCGCTGGTCGACAACAGCGGCATCCAGGTCTACCGCCTGAGCGCGCAGCCGGCCAAGTCCTCTCCCTACCCGTCGGCGCCGCAGTACAGCTTCAAGGCGAGCGCTTCGTTCAACACCTCCAACTGGAACTCGCAAACCGTGCAGACCTACAACGACGGCTCCTCGCTGAACGGCCCGTATTACTACGGCACGGCGGGCGGCGCGGTGCTGGGCAATGCGGTGCGCTGA
- a CDS encoding ParD-like family protein, with amino-acid sequence MGIVNIDDELHDQIRKASGVSCRSINAQAAFWIKIGMLCEMHPTQSFNEIVVRELREAGVEALAPKAAAS; translated from the coding sequence ATGGGTATCGTGAATATCGACGACGAACTGCACGACCAGATCCGCAAGGCGAGCGGGGTGTCCTGCCGCTCGATCAACGCGCAGGCCGCCTTCTGGATCAAGATCGGCATGCTGTGCGAGATGCACCCGACCCAGAGTTTCAATGAGATCGTCGTGCGCGAGCTGAGGGAGGCCGGGGTCGAGGCGCTGGCGCCGAAAGCGGCCGCCTCATGA
- the map gene encoding type I methionyl aminopeptidase: protein MIKRPEEINLMAESGRLLAAVFGHLDKLDLIGMSTMQVNDLAERLIVDEFKARPASKGQYGYAYTLNSSRNHVVCHGVPSATEILKSGDIVNFDITLEKNGYIADSSKTYLVGEVQAPARRLVQVTYEAMWKGIRAVRPGARLGDVGHAIERHARRHGYSVVREYCGHGIGREMHEEPQVLHWGRPETGLVLREGMAFTIEPMLNQGRDAVLTEADGWTVVTRDGKLSAQFEHTVAVTRHGVRVLTLRSDEI from the coding sequence ATGATCAAGCGTCCGGAAGAAATCAATCTGATGGCGGAATCGGGCAGGCTGCTGGCGGCGGTGTTCGGCCACCTGGACAAGCTGGACCTGATCGGCATGTCGACCATGCAGGTAAACGACCTGGCCGAGCGCCTGATCGTCGACGAGTTCAAGGCGCGCCCGGCCAGCAAGGGGCAGTACGGCTACGCCTACACCTTGAATTCCTCGCGCAACCATGTGGTGTGCCATGGCGTGCCTTCCGCGACCGAGATCCTGAAAAGCGGGGATATCGTGAACTTCGATATCACGCTCGAGAAAAATGGCTACATCGCGGACTCCAGCAAGACCTATCTGGTCGGCGAGGTCCAGGCGCCGGCCCGGCGGCTGGTGCAGGTGACCTACGAGGCGATGTGGAAGGGCATCCGGGCGGTGCGTCCAGGCGCCAGGCTGGGCGACGTCGGCCATGCGATCGAGCGCCACGCGCGCCGCCACGGCTATTCGGTGGTGCGGGAATACTGCGGCCATGGCATCGGGCGCGAGATGCACGAGGAGCCGCAGGTTCTGCACTGGGGCCGGCCCGAGACCGGCCTGGTGCTGCGCGAGGGCATGGCGTTCACCATCGAGCCGATGCTGAACCAGGGCCGCGACGCGGTGCTGACCGAAGCCGATGGCTGGACGGTGGTGACGCGCGACGGCAAGCTGTCGGCGCAGTTCGAACATACCGTGGCCGTGACCCGGCATGGGGTGCGGGTCCTGACCCTGCGGTCCGACGAGATTTGA
- a CDS encoding gamma carbonic anhydrase family protein, producing MPVPANLQAYLDATPQLAERVYIHPSAQVIGNVRLGADSSVWCNAVLRGDVNDIVIGTCSNIQDLTMGHVSHRTPHKPQGSPLVIGDYVTVGHSVVLHGCRIGNEVLVGMGSIVMDDVVIPDRVMLGAGSLVAPGKTLESGFLYTGRPAVRVRPLTEAEVGWLRYSAEHYVRVKDNYLNAADRA from the coding sequence ATGCCTGTTCCCGCAAATCTCCAGGCCTACCTCGACGCCACGCCGCAGCTCGCCGAACGGGTGTACATCCATCCGTCGGCCCAGGTCATCGGCAATGTGCGCCTGGGCGCCGATTCCTCGGTCTGGTGCAACGCCGTGCTGCGTGGCGACGTCAACGACATCGTGATCGGGACCTGCTCCAACATCCAGGACCTCACGATGGGACACGTGTCCCACAGGACGCCGCACAAGCCGCAGGGTTCGCCCCTCGTCATCGGCGATTACGTCACCGTGGGGCACTCGGTGGTCCTGCACGGCTGCCGGATCGGCAACGAGGTCCTGGTCGGCATGGGCAGCATCGTGATGGACGACGTCGTGATTCCCGACCGCGTCATGCTCGGCGCCGGCAGCCTGGTTGCGCCCGGCAAGACGCTGGAAAGCGGTTTCCTGTATACGGGCCGCCCGGCCGTGAGAGTCCGGCCCCTCACCGAGGCGGAAGTCGGCTGGCTGCGCTACTCGGCCGAGCACTACGTGCGGGTCAAGGACAACTACCTGAACGCGGCGGACCGCGCCTGA
- a CDS encoding transcriptional regulator — protein MARTPRDRLQAQQASLIEQVEQIAQGLARTFAPFCEVVVHDLRDPEHAVLAIHNNLSGRAPSDPATEIGLARIADKDYPQIVANYGNQFADGRPAKSTSIGIRDAEGRYVAALCLNVDLTLFRSMQNALEQFNATDASPVAESLDPVNADAIRRRIDLVAASLASSPQLLKAGERRALMRELKAGGFLEVRRAIEIAAAHLGVSRATAYNDIK, from the coding sequence ATGGCCAGGACGCCACGCGACCGGCTGCAGGCGCAGCAGGCCTCCCTGATCGAGCAGGTCGAGCAGATCGCGCAGGGACTGGCGCGGACCTTCGCGCCCTTCTGCGAAGTGGTGGTGCACGACCTGCGCGATCCGGAGCACGCGGTGCTCGCCATCCACAACAACCTGTCCGGCCGCGCACCCAGCGATCCGGCGACGGAGATCGGCCTGGCGCGCATCGCCGACAAGGACTATCCGCAGATCGTCGCCAACTACGGCAACCAGTTCGCCGACGGCCGCCCGGCCAAGAGCACCTCGATCGGCATCCGGGACGCCGAGGGGCGCTATGTGGCGGCGCTGTGCCTGAACGTGGACCTGACGCTGTTCCGCTCGATGCAGAACGCGCTCGAACAATTCAACGCCACCGATGCATCCCCGGTCGCGGAATCGCTCGACCCGGTCAACGCCGACGCGATCCGCCGGCGCATCGACCTGGTTGCCGCGAGCCTGGCTTCGTCGCCGCAACTGCTAAAGGCCGGCGAACGCCGCGCGCTGATGCGGGAACTGAAGGCCGGCGGCTTCCTCGAAGTCCGGCGCGCCATCGAGATCGCCGCCGCCCACCTCGGCGTCTCGCGCGCCACCGCCTACAACGACATCAAGTAA